A single genomic interval of Hevea brasiliensis isolate MT/VB/25A 57/8 chromosome 4, ASM3005281v1, whole genome shotgun sequence harbors:
- the LOC110642111 gene encoding vegetative cell wall protein gp1: MERNIHYCNRLCHLLLLLLHLSFAAYNCEARKSMHVLRGQMHPTSSIIQHIKKFKVTKHFDIASLLLQKETMDPSNADPYVSSPFSLPPYDSLSPIPLPENAPPFCIYPPNTPLPPSTTFPTPPGSTPNLPPPSPFSYLPPTLPIPSPPPGPSGVVPSPPETTPLPNPPEIIPSPPSLIPGPPTTYVPSPTTYVPSPPYYEPSPPSYIPSPPTFVPSPTGYVPSPLIFLPPVVYPPPIGPPPPRTGPPQALWCVAKPSVPDPIIQEAMNYACASGADCDSIQPSKSCFEPNTLFAHASYAFNSYWQRTKVAGGTCSFGGTAMLVTVDPSYDGCHFVYS; the protein is encoded by the exons ATGGAAAGGAACATTCACTACTGCAACAGACTTTGCCACCTTCTGCTACTGCTGCTCCATCTTTCTTTTGCTGCTTATAATTGTG AAGCAAGAAAATCTATGCATGTACTTAGAGGACAAATGCACCCAACAAGTTCAATCATCCAAcacattaaaaaatttaaagtaaCAAAGCACTTTGATATAGCTTCATTACTTCTGCAGAAAGAAACTATGGATCCATCTAACGCTGACCCTTATGTGAGTTCACCATTTTCTTTGCCACCTTATGATTCCTTATCCCCAATTCCATTGCCCGAAAATGCCCCTCCTTTTTGCATTTATCCCCCAAATACTCCTCTACCCCCTTCCACAACATTTCCAACTCCACCAGGATCAACACCTAATTTGCCACCCCCATCACCCTTCTCTTATCTACCACCTACTCTTCCCATCCCAAGCCCACCTCCAGGTCCATCAGGTGTGGTACCTAGCCCGCCCGAAACCACACCTCTCCCAAATCCACCCGAAATAATTCCTAGCCCACCCAGTCTCATTCCAGGCCCACCAACAACTTATGTACCTAGTCCAACAACTTATGTTCCAAGTCCTCCCTATTACGAGCCTAGTCCACCAAGTTACATTCCCAGCCCACCAACTTTTGTTCCATCTCCAACAGGGTACGTTCCTAGCCCTTTAATTTTTCTACCACCTGTGGTGTATCCACCACCAATAGGGCCACCACCTCCAAGAACAGGCCCACCACAGGCCCTATGGTGTGTAGCGAAGCCATCGGTGCCGGACCCAATCATTCAAGAAGCTATGAACTATGCTTGTGCATCTGGTGCAGATTGCGACTCGATTCAGCCCAGTAAATCATGCTTTGAGCCCAATACGTTGTTTGCACATGCTTCCTATGCCTTCAATAGCTACTGGCAAAGGACAAAGGTGGCTGGTGGCACTTGTTCCTTTGGAGGAACTGCCATGCTTGTTACTGTGGATCCAA GTTATGATGGTTGCCATTTTGTATACTCGTGA